Below is a window of Geomonas oryzisoli DNA.
GCTGAGGCTCATGGGGTGCGAGGTGCAGGTATTTCCCGTGGAGCGGCTGCCCGGGGAGCGGCTGCAAGCCGCTGTCGCGGAATTCACGCCGGAGATCCTGCACGCCTTTCATGCCTATCATGGCGGCAGGGTGGCCTATGCCCTGTCCAAGTCGCTTGGGCTTCCTTACCTCATCACGCTGACCGGGACCGACGTGTACCAGGCCCTTTGCGATCAGCGCGGCCTGGAGATGCACGGTGCGTTGCGCGGTGCCGCGAAGCTGGTCGCGTTTCATGCCTGCGTGAAGAAGCGTCTCGGGGAGCATCTGTCCAGCCTGGAAGAGCGGACCGTTTTGATTCACCAGGGGGTAGAGCTCCCGACCGAGTACGCTCCCGTGGCGGGAGCGGCCGAAAAGGAGGAATTCGTCTTTCTGCTCCCCGCCGGTCTGCGTCCGGTGAAGAACGTGTTGTTTCCGTTCGCGCCCCTGGCCGAGTTGCATGACCGTTATCCGCAGGTGCGGCTGGAACTGGCCGGTCCGGTGCTGGACAACGGATACGCTGCGCGGGTCATGGAAGAGCTGGAGCGGTATCCTTTTGCCCGCTATCTTGGTGTAGTTGCCCACGGTGTCATGGGAGAGCTGTACCGTCGGGTCGACGTAGTGCTGAACACCTCCCTCACCGAGGGGGGCATGGCGAACACCGTCCTCGAAGCGTTGTCCTACGCGAAGCCGCTGTTGGTGTCCGACATCGAGGGTAACCGTTCCATCATCAAAGATGGCGTCACCGGTCTGGTGTACCACAGTGCCGCCGATTTCTGCAGCAAAGCCGAGCACCTGGTGAC
It encodes the following:
- a CDS encoding GPMC system family 4 glycosyltransferase, with the protein product MRVGIIAPNYYPAETGNAVTVRRIERQLRLMGCEVQVFPVERLPGERLQAAVAEFTPEILHAFHAYHGGRVAYALSKSLGLPYLITLTGTDVYQALCDQRGLEMHGALRGAAKLVAFHACVKKRLGEHLSSLEERTVLIHQGVELPTEYAPVAGAAEKEEFVFLLPAGLRPVKNVLFPFAPLAELHDRYPQVRLELAGPVLDNGYAARVMEELERYPFARYLGVVAHGVMGELYRRVDVVLNTSLTEGGMANTVLEALSYAKPLLVSDIEGNRSIIKDGVTGLVYHSAADFCSKAEHLVTDAHLRDRLGKNGRCLVRDNCCPEKEAGAYLALYRDILGAA